tcaagaaaaccgcctcgcaatatgtgcagtgttGGTTGAGAAAaatgttcgaataatgaccgggccatggcatgatgtcatgcttctAAACGTGTCAGCGTATTAGATTTGtggagatattattctctctatggtggtatgtggaacatgttttgcagagccggacactatctttgtgttcaaaatcttctatggagtattcggaggaagaacccgccctgcaatgccgaagacaaatctgcgcgccggactcatcgtcattgaagcctggttcagggctactgagggagtcctggattagggagtctccggacagccggactatatcctttggccggactgttggactataaagatacaaaattgaagacttcgtcccgtgtccggatgggactttccttggcgtggaaggcaatcttggcaatacggatatgtagatctcctcccttgtaaccgactctgtgtaaccctagccccctccagtgtctatataaaccggagggtttagtccgtaggacaacaacaatcataccataggctagcttctagggtttagcctctacgatcttgtggtagatcaactcttgtaatactcatatcatcaagatcaatcaagcaggaagtagggtattacctccatcgagagggcccaaaactgggtaaacatcgtgtcccccgcctcctattaccatccgccttcgacgcacagttcgggaccccctatccgagatccgccggttttgacaccgacagtgaccaaatgttgttcagagtcccggatgagatcacagaaatgacgaggagtcttgaaatggtcgagaggtaaatattgatatataggacgatggtattcggacacatgaatagttttggagtgcaccaggtagtcatcgggtcaccggaaggggttccagacacCCCTGATAAGTGTATGGTCttaatgggccaaaggaggggacataGCCGCCCACTAGGGAGCTGGTGCGCCCCTCTACATAGCTGGCcagccctaggggaaggaaaggggaggggtggcccctcctgccttcccctccTCGTGAGAGAAAGGAAAGTGGGGGCGCCTCCTCCTCTTGCCTTCCTCCCGCACTCATATATGGAAGGGGGCGGCTTAGGGAAGTcctcaagtaggattcggccctacTTGGGGCgtcccttggcctctcccctctcccccacctatatatatgtcggagggggcgcctagcaagaacagaacattgtcttagccgtgtgcggcgcccccctccaccgtttacaccctcggtcatattttcgtattgcttaggcgaagcccttcggtgatagcttcaccatcaccgtcaccacaccgtcgtgctgctggaactgatccactacctcgccgtcttgctggatcaagaaggcggaagacatcaccgagctaaatgtgtgctgaacgcggaggtgacgtacgttcggtacttgatcggttggagcgcgaagaagttccaCTACATAAACCacgttaacaaacgcttccgcttacggtctacgagggtacgtagacacactctcccctctcgttgatatgcatctccatggttagatcttgcgtgtgcgtagaaaaaatttgttttccatgcaacgtttcccaacacagGGATGTCTCCTTTGACGAGCCAACACCATCTTGTCGGTTGATGTCACCGTCCTCGGAGGCAGGCTCCTTCTTCACCACGGAGGCCATTGTGTAGGAGGATGGGCCCAACGACGTGCATCATCGAGGCGATTGCTCAGGACGGCACACGACGATCACGTGTGTCTCCACTGTCGTGGATTCGAGCCCGAGGTCCTGCCATCGCCAGATCCCTTGTCGTGGTGGCACGTCAGAGTGGTATCCGCCGATGTACCACACTATTTGGCTCCTGAGAAGTTCCCCGGAGTCATCTTTTTCTTTGCCATTTCAATTTGAGGCCAGACCGAGGGATTTCAGACGTCCGTACGTCTTAGACTAAATATGGATATCCATGCTGAGGACTTAAAAAATGTCTGGACCGTTTGATGGATATATAAGAGCAGAATATCTACGTTGGGGGGGGGGTAGAAAGAGGACGCTTTGGGTAGGGTTTCTCGTGCCTCCCGCTGGTGTTGCCGCCAGTCAATCTCCTCTCCTGTGGCCTTAGGACCATTGAGGTGTGGTGGATACCGGCCCTTGTCGGCGGGAGAGCTCCATTTTTTATGCTCTTTGAGTATTGTTAAGGTTTGTTTCTTGTTCAGagaggtgaggcggcggcggctctctgAAGATGTAATAAGGTTCTCCCCTCCTAGTCCCCGTTTCGGTGGTGTTTCTAGTATCGTCGGAGGGCTTGTAGAGGTTTGTCTCAggtggatctcgcgggattcggtcgGCGTTGTCTTCGTTGGATCCGAGTGGATCATGTCTTCGTTCGTCTGTGTGTTCCTGTGTCTACAGGTTGGATCCTTCTTATCTAAGCTTCTCTTCATGAGCAACGGTTATTGTTCTGGTGCGCTTGTCTTATGAGGCATTGACACGACAATTTTctgactatctactacaacaagatTTGCCCGGCTCCGATGAGGGAGGGGTGAAGACGACGGCGCGCCTTTGGCTCGCTGCAGTGCTAGTAGTCATAGTTAGGTGGCCTACAGATCTAGATGTTTTTTTCCTGTTCTTTATACTaacttgacagttgatgaatagattgaaagttatcCTCATAAAGAAAAAGAATATCTGCGTTGGATGTTTCTCGGAAAAAAAAAGGAACAGTCGAGCTGCATGACGCTGCCTACGCGGCATCTGTCGCCCTTTTGGCACCTTTGCTTAGCTCGGCCGTTCTTTCCACAGGTGTCGCTCAACCATTTCCTACTTCCACTGGCGGTACAAGCCCTTTTCCCTGCAACCAGTAGCATGTGTGCTACAGGTTATGATGATGTACACACGCGCAGCAGACACGGTCAATTCGGCGGAAAGCatggccgatgtacgtacatgcCAACACGGAGCTGTCGGCTCTCCGACACAAGGCAAGGCGATACATCAGCTGACCCCAGAAGCCGAGGGGAATGGGCGCGGTCTACCACGAGTACACGGCCTCCTTGGAAGCTTGCACGTTGTCCATGCAGTGCCAGGACATGAGCAGCTGCCGAGATACATCAAAACACTGTTCAAATATCGCGGCGTTCCCGCGTAGACCTGTGCTTCCTGAGATTAGCACGCACCAGTTAACACAACGTATTTGTCTCTTTCAAAACGGAGTTAAGCAACGTGTGGAAAACGTGACATGTTTCGTCCCGTCGCGATGAATTACGGATGTGCATAGAACGACACTCGTTGGGCAAACGGCTCCcttcccaaccctagccgccgagtCTCCACTCCACCATGTCCCTATTCTCTCCTGTCCAACAGTCTTGTCAACACCTAATGGAGCCGGGATCCGTCCCTTTCGTTGTTTTTTGGTTCCAGTAGGTCTTTCTTTCCTGATGGTATCAGCAAGGTGGTGGCGGGGATGACGCGTTGGAATAATGTCGCTCTAGACTTCCCTTACCTCGACACCGTTCGATTCAACAGCAATGAATGGTCTGTGAGCCGGGGTAGGAGTTGATGTATTTGTTGGCTCTCTTTAAATTTTGACTGCTGGTGTGTCAAGCATGTAAAGAGGTTTATTAACTCTTAGGACGATGACTTCCACATCTTCTTTCAAtttgttttacaacatggcacaatTTTTTTAACCCAGTAGATTGGTAGTGAAGGTTTGCAAGCCTCGGCTGCATGAGGTGATGCCCCAACCGACGTGTTTTTCAGCGGTTACTAGATCTTGTTTCTAGTGACGAGTGACTATTGCAGTCTTCAAAGGCTGTTATGGCAAGACCTTTGCCTTACTGTTGGTTCAATGTATTTTCAAGCTTCAAAGTGCAGTGTACAAGCAAAGATAGAAAAATAATAATTATTGTTTTCATTGTAAATTTATATTTTGCTAGTCGTTTTGGGCCTGGTTGTCTTTTCATTACAATGGCTACTATTTCCCTCGATATTTATCAGGTACAGGATGTCCTTTTTGTGTCTTCTCTAAAAAAGCTACTTTAGCAAACAAATTTTCATAATCTTGCAAATGCCAACTCAGCTTAAGGTCAAGCATAGTTGCACCCTTTCCGCGGTGTGCTCTGCCCTCCTCACGACGCATGCCTTTTTTTTGCCTGAAGGTGCTAGAGCGATGTATtaagggttaatttgataaatgccactctaaATTTGGTGATTCTGAGAAATGAGAGTTTTCCACCCTCTTCACTCCACACATGTCGATGTCGCGACAATGTTTTCGCCGTTGGAGTTCCAAGGCATCACCGTGGGAGAAAGTAGTATCAATGTAGGTAGCCGGTAAGTCACTGATCTCTACCAGAGCTGGGAGTGGGTTCGACCCAAAGGATTCTAGACCCAAAGAAGAAGGCAACACTAGATTGATCACACCTAGATGTTTATCTGAGTCAACATATTAACCGAATCGTCATTGTTACTGTTGAAGCATCACCAGCGTGACAAAAAAACAGCCAACTGCCCCTACTTCCATATATAGAAAGGCAAACTTGCCCACTATATTTGTCCCTAGGTCTGAGAGCACACGCACCACCGAAGTTGGAGGAGGCCTTATTGAGCACCGCCGCCACAGTCCCGCCACCACTAAAAGGGCCGAATCGCAGGCAACAAAGAACTATATGTCCACCCGATCTAGTGTCGAATTCGACTATGCAACATCAAGGCCGAAGAAGAAGTCAGGGGACCAATCTTCAACACCGACACCCCAATTAAGACAGGGTTAACTACATCTCGTACCACTAAATTGAGATTTGCTGCACAGCCCCACCGATAGTCACACGAAACATGAGGATGTTGGCGATGTACAGATGGAGGAGGGGTGGTGGAGAAGAAACCTAAATCTTTGAGGAGCCGtgagaaaaagagaagaaaaaaaaactttagAGCTTTGCGTGTCCCTGCACTGCGCACGCACCTCACAGTGGGCTCTACTGTTCTTTAGGGTACACATCATGCTTAATTATCCTCCCTTACCCCCCCTAAAAATACAACTAATCATCCCCTAGTCTAAGCCCATCCTTCCCTAATCAAAGTGATCTAATCGAACCCGTAGCCATCCATGGGTTGTGCAAATTAACCCATTAATTCCTCCCCTCTGGCCGCGGCAGCTTAACCGCGTGGACACCGACCCCTCGCCGGTCGTCCCCTCTATCCCCAGCCACCTGGCACGACTCCGGTGCCGCCACCAGTCATCCTCCGGGCCCCACGCCAGCCCTGGTCTCCCGGGCCTTTTTCTCCAGGCGCCACGTGCTCCCGCGGGGCCGGCTCGGCGGCTCGATCGTCCTTCCTCCTCCGGCGTGCACGCACGCGCACCGTTCGTTCCGCCCGGGAGCCATCGATCCCTCGTGGCGTGCTCGTGCTCATGTGGTCCGCTTGGCGCTTTTGCTTTTCATGACGTGGGCTCGCCGGTTGAATTTTTGCTCCCTTTGATCTATCTTATCCAGATATGCCGGCATCCCTTTCAAACGTTATCCCTGATGTAGCCTGTAGAAATGCTTCTGGAGATCAGATGATTTCGTGTGCGGTGATCACGTGATAAGCTTTAGTTAATTCACTTGGAATTGACTGCTCACTGGCAATGAATTGTGATTCAGTAAAATCAACTGAATAATTCATGAATTTGACGAAATTGGTGCAGTTTTGCACAAAAGCATTTCAAGATACGTTCAAGCGGAACCAAAATGTGAGATGTGAGGGATCAAATGTCAGGCAAGCACCTTTCTCGCGGGAGACATGAAGAGTGGAACATGAGTTTCCACGTCAACCTAACATTGAAAATTTAAGCGGGACCTGGCCCCTGGGAAAATTTCAGGTACACGATTATCAATCAAAGGTTATTAATATCCATATTCATTGGGTGGCTGTGGCTAGCAATCTCCATGACTTATACGGACACTGCCTGATCCAACAGGTTACTGCTGATATATGCTTGCCATACATGCCCGGcaaccatgccatgccattcagctAGACGGTGTCCGACGTCATACATGCACGCCCATATCATGTACTGTAGGAAGTATATGTGTGCGTGTGTCGCGCCACCCGTCGCCATTGCAGCATGCAGCGTACAGCTCCGTCCGGTCTATATATACGCCCGGCCGTCCAACAACTCATGCTTCCCATCCAACCATTGGTCTCCCGGCATTGTCACTCACCTGCTCTACCGCTCTTGCGTATAGCCTAGAAGCTATAGCTAGCCATGGCGTCCATGACCAGGGAGACACCTGTTGCCCGTTTCGTTGACGAGGAGGAGGATGACCTTGTCGGCGATGATAGTGGCGACGACGGTGACGAGGTGCTGGAGGTGAGGAGGCGCGTGTCCCGCTTCGCCGTCGGGGGAGACGACGGTGCCGGCGGGGCGGGGGAGTTGAGGAGGCGGGTATCCCGCTTCGCCGTCGACGGGGGCAGCGGTTCGGGCGGCAGCCGTGGGGTCTTGTCAAGGAGACAGGAGGTCGTCGACGCGGGCGTGCAGGACCGACGTCACCGCGACGGCGGCTGCGAGGGGGCCCGGACCCTGCCGCCGCCGCACGCGTGGCTGGCGGTGGAGGAGACGAAGAAGAACTTCGGGAGCGACAACGAGGAGCAGTGGGCGCGGCTTCTGCAGCGCGGGTCGGCGCAGGCGGAGGTGGCACAGCCACGGCGGAGCAGCTTCAGCGTGGTCCGGCGGGAGCGGGCGGCGCGGGAGGCCTGGCTGGACCGCGCGTGGGAGATGAAGAAGAGCTGGCACGAGCGCAACGGCGGCGCCCCCGACGCCGACACCCCGGTGGTAGTCGTGGtggggaagcaggccggcgggTCCTCGTCCCcgtgcgcctcctcctccccgcacCACCACCACTCGTCCGCCAGCGTCGCGATGGACATGGAGGAGGTGCGTGCGTGCAGGGACCTCGGCCTCGAGCTCCCCTCCGACGGCACCGTAGAGATCCAATGCTACGGCCTCTCCGCCGGCAGCAGCCCTACCCACAGCCACGCCAGCAGCGGCGCCGAGTCGCCCTCCACCGCCGGCAGCTGCTCCATCTCCAGCCCCAGCGCCGGTACGTCACCATCACACACACCACCCAGCACCTGCATTAATTCCACGGGTCACTAGCTGCAGATATATCTGCATGCATGCACACCACCCTGCCTTGCCGGGCATGGCACACCGACGACGACAAGCATCTCTGCTCGCCCGGCCTCGTCTCCCACTGGTCAAAAGCAGGGCACCCTCGACTCCATCAATGAAAATTTATTATTGTTACCATCATGTGCGCCCCTCGTCAAGTGCTCTCTGGACGTACTCTAGGTGATTAGTGGTACCAATATAACTAAGTCTGGCCAACCGTAGCTGGTGCCTTTCCCAGGACAACCGGGCGGCGTCGCCATCCCCATCCGGCGACGCTTTGCACGTCGATCTGGCTACTCACCCTTCGCCACGCTCAGGCCTCCAGTCGCGATCAGCCCGTCTCCCTCCCCGTACTCATCATCATAATCGTTCCACTCAGATTAGTTATAGTTAATTAGTAGTGCTAGACTGCTAGTATGTCTTTGCATACTGTTTGATCTTAATTAATCTGCGTCGCCAGAACCATCCCTGGTGGGTGGGTTGAAGATATATTTTTGAAGAACATCAAATAAACGTAGATGCACCCATGTATACAAGATT
The sequence above is a segment of the Triticum dicoccoides isolate Atlit2015 ecotype Zavitan chromosome 1A, WEW_v2.0, whole genome shotgun sequence genome. Coding sequences within it:
- the LOC119364279 gene encoding uncharacterized protein LOC119364279, encoding MASMTRETPVARFVDEEEDDLVGDDSGDDGDEVLEVRRRVSRFAVGGDDGAGGAGELRRRVSRFAVDGGSGSGGSRGVLSRRQEVVDAGVQDRRHRDGGCEGARTLPPPHAWLAVEETKKNFGSDNEEQWARLLQRGSAQAEVAQPRRSSFSVVRRERAAREAWLDRAWEMKKSWHERNGGAPDADTPVVVVVGKQAGGSSSPCASSSPHHHHSSASVAMDMEEVRACRDLGLELPSDGTVEIQCYGLSAGSSPTHSHASSGAESPSTAGSCSISSPSAGENPVDVKARLKVWAQAVALASTTRLGS